The sequence AACTTTTGGAGCGGTGGAGAGCGGTGGATAGAGCTTGGATGGGGATCACTGCGCCTATTCAGCCCGCCCATCCTTTGGAGTATTATGAGGATCGATTCCGCAAAGCGGTCGCGCCTGAGTGGGATTTGAGGATCGCCAGACCCCAAGAGGCCGATTCTCTGCCCATCAAAGAGCAGATGGCTCAATCGCTCAATGAGTGGCTCAATCGCCTTGATAGCGCCAAAGCGCACGAATCCTTGCGTCGATTCTGTCTTGATTCTATCGAGCGCACTCAGCTCTATATCGGAATCCCCGCACTCTACTATGGGGCAGAGCTAGGGGGTCTATTCTCTGCTCAGGTGGTTCCCAATGATGAGAGTGTCTCTAAAGCCTTTGGGAAAAAGATTTTTGCTTTTCCTGATCGGGTGTTGCAAAGTGCTAGACACAAGCCTTTCATGAAGCTCTCTTCGGAGATTTTCCCCGATTCTTTCCTAAGAAGAAGCCGAGAGATTCTCTTCAAAGAGGAGGATTTGTGGCACAAAATCTATGAAATTTCTACGATTGGACATGAATTTGGACATATCTTCTTCATGGATGAGGAGACTGAGATTCAAATGAACGCCAAGGGGCAATTCAAAAATATTGAGGAGTTCAAGGCGACTACGGGAGGCTTGGTGAGCTTCTTTTTGCATGAGGAGGAGGCGTTTAAAGAGGCGCTGATGATTGATCTCATCAAGCGCTCTGTGGGGCTTGTGGCGTGGATGGAGCAGAGCGAAGTGATGCCCTATTATTGCGAAGGGCTTATTCACTTAAGCCTTCTTTTTGGCAGCGGGGTGCTTGATTTTGTGGAGAATCGCCTCCAGATTGATCTCTCTAGTGCGGCGTATGAGCGGCTCAAGGCGGCCTACTTGGAGAGTTATGAGCATCTAGCGCGACACTACTTGGCCAAGGCTGAAGCTTCACTCTTTTTGGAGGGTTACTTAAGCAAAGATCCCAACCACCACTACAAGCCCATCGATCAAAAGACGCGGGCGTTTGTGGAGTTTTATTGGGCACGCTATCAGGCGATCGGTCAGGTGGTCGATCCAGAGGCGAGTAATGAGGATTGGCTTAGATAGGTTTTTAGAGGAGGGCGAAGCATGGCAACTACTTCAAAGGGTTTTTTAGAGAAAGCAAGAGAGGAGATCTACAAGATCACGGGGATCCATCTGGCGGACAATAAAGATTCTCTTATTCTCAATCGAATCGAAAAGCTTGCAAGAGAGCTCAAAATATCCGACTACGATGAGATTCTCAAAGAGGTGAGCTTGGGAAAGTATCGTCAAGAGTTTATTAATGCCTTCACAACCAATAAAACCGACTTCTTCCGTGAACCCTTTCACTTCACAGACATGATGGATCGCGTCTTACCGAGGCTCTGCCGGGAGAAAAACTCTATTAAAATCTACTGTTCAGCGAGTTCGACGGGGGAGGAGCCCTACTCGATTGCCGCGACTCTTCTGCACGCCAAAGAGGTCTATCGATGCGATGGAGTGCCCGCTTCAATTATTGCCACTGATATTGACACAAATGTTCTAGATTTTGCCCAAAAGGGTCAATACAAAGTGGACACCCTCCTTAATAAGCTTCCCACTTGGCTGGAGCTGGATCGCTATTTTGAGATGAAGCCTTTAGAGGGGGAGAAGAGTCGAGAGATACAGATGAATGCTAAAGCGTGCCTAAAATCGCTCATCTCCTTTAAAACGATGAATCTATTTTCCGAGAAATACCCCTTTGCCCGCAATGAGTTTGATGTGATCTTTTGTCGCAATGTGCTTATCTATTTCAAAGTGGAAGATCAAAAAAAGGTGCTGGAGCGACTCTTTAGCCATCTTAAAGTCGGAGGAACACTCTATTTGGGGCATTCTGAAAATATCCTTACGCTTCAAGGCCGCGTGGATCGCCTAGGCCAGAATATCTTTGTAAAGAATCGAGACTAATTATGGCTAAGAGCTTTGATCAGCGAGTCCCTCTAGAAGTGGAGAAAAAACATCACCCCGATCTCCTTCTCCCCTCTAATCCCCATAAAAAAGAGGGCAAAAAAATCATCCTCATTGGCTCCTCCACGGGGGGCGTAGAGGCTCTCACGAGAATCTTCCCTAAGCTCCCCGCAGGGCTTCCGCCTATTGTGATCGTTCAGCATATCCCCAAAGGATTCTCCACCTCTTTTGCTCAACGCCTCAACTCCATCTCGGCTTTTAGTGTCATTGAGGTGAGTGCGCGCGAAGTGCTCAAAGATTCTCACGCCTATCTTGCCCCAGGAGACAAACACCTTGTGATTGAGAATGTCGCTGGAAGCTATTTGGCCAAATGTGTTGATGGAGAGAGGATCAGTCGTCACAAGCCAAGCGTGGATGTGCTCTTTAGAAGTGGAAATAATGCTGCAGGAAAGAATGCGATGGCGATTATCATGACAGGCATGGGGGATGATGGTAGTATCGGAATCAAAGAGCTTTTTGATAATGGAGCCTATACGATTGCCCAGAATGAGGCGAGCTGTGTAGTCTTTGGAATGCCCAAAAAGGCGATTGAAAAAGGGGCGGTGAGCGAGGTGGTGAGCCTGGATGAGATTCCCCAGAAAATCATCGAATACGCCGCTAGAAGTAGCGATAAAGGCAAAAATGAACCCGCCTGAGCTCTTTTTCCCCAAAGAGGAATTTCGCGCCTCTTTTGAGGAGAAGGGCTCGACTTTCCTCTCTTTCTTGATGTCGCACGCCTACTTTGTGGAGCGCTTGAATGCTCTCAGGGCGGAGCACCCTAAGGCGGTTCACTTTGTAAGCGCAAGCCGCCAATTCAATGAATTTGGACAGATTGAAGAATCTTTTAGTGATGATGGAGAACCCAAGGGGACTTCGGGGATGCCCACACTCAAGGTGCTTCGAGGCTATCATCTCATTGATACCGCCCTTATCACCGTGCGATACTTTGGTGGCACGCTCCTTGGAACGGGAGGATTGGTGAGGGCTTACACGCAGAGCGCTAAAAATGTGATCTTGGGAGCGACCCTCCATCCTTATAAGCCATGCATAAACAAGAAGCTCTATTTGGAATACTCACACCTTCAGAGGGCGGAGTACTTGTCTTCGAAGCTTGAGCTCGAGCTTGTGAAGGAGGAGTTTTTGCCCTTGGGGGTGAATTGCCAAATCAAGGGAGAAGAGCAGAGAATCGAAGGCTTTTTAGAGGCTTTTAAAGAACTCTTTGAAAAGCGTTCTAGTTTGGAAGCTTAGGTCAAAATAGATTGGAGCTATGAGAATATAGCTTTACAATAGTGTAATTTAAGGACGAAGGAGATTTCATGGAATACTATATGTGGATTAAGACCTTTCATTTTTTGGCGTTCATCTCTTGGATGGCGATGCTCTTTTATCTGCCTAGGCTCTATGTCTATCACGCAGAACATATCGACAACAAAGATTTTGTCAAAGTGGTGAAAATCCAAGAGGATAAGCTTTACAATTTCATCGGATGGCCTGCGATGATTGCGACGGTTGCCTCAGGAGCGCTCATGATCATCCTCAATCCTTCCATGCTCTCAAGCGGCGGATGGCTCCACGCCAAGATTGTCTTTGCGCTTTTGCTTTTGGCTTATCATTTTGATAATGGTCGATATTTGAAGCTTTTTAGAGAGGATCGCTGTTTTAAGTCAGGGAAATTTTTTCGTGCTTACAACGAAGTGCCCACGATTT comes from Wolinella succinogenes DSM 1740 and encodes:
- the hemJ gene encoding protoporphyrinogen oxidase HemJ, with translation MEYYMWIKTFHFLAFISWMAMLFYLPRLYVYHAEHIDNKDFVKVVKIQEDKLYNFIGWPAMIATVASGALMIILNPSMLSSGGWLHAKIVFALLLLAYHFDNGRYLKLFREDRCFKSGKFFRAYNEVPTILMIGIVIFAVLKPF
- a CDS encoding CheR family methyltransferase, which gives rise to MATTSKGFLEKAREEIYKITGIHLADNKDSLILNRIEKLARELKISDYDEILKEVSLGKYRQEFINAFTTNKTDFFREPFHFTDMMDRVLPRLCREKNSIKIYCSASSTGEEPYSIAATLLHAKEVYRCDGVPASIIATDIDTNVLDFAQKGQYKVDTLLNKLPTWLELDRYFEMKPLEGEKSREIQMNAKACLKSLISFKTMNLFSEKYPFARNEFDVIFCRNVLIYFKVEDQKKVLERLFSHLKVGGTLYLGHSENILTLQGRVDRLGQNIFVKNRD
- a CDS encoding YigZ family protein; this translates as MNPPELFFPKEEFRASFEEKGSTFLSFLMSHAYFVERLNALRAEHPKAVHFVSASRQFNEFGQIEESFSDDGEPKGTSGMPTLKVLRGYHLIDTALITVRYFGGTLLGTGGLVRAYTQSAKNVILGATLHPYKPCINKKLYLEYSHLQRAEYLSSKLELELVKEEFLPLGVNCQIKGEEQRIEGFLEAFKELFEKRSSLEA
- the ciaB gene encoding invasion protein CiaB, giving the protein MKEHFKEDLKILYRLFEERDAKINQLYRALSKGDSKENQLFDDFLEGIKLAPTPEHRLALGSRLINLQEGPLMQVLKSAQKSEEEMVRIKHEVLLWVERFHMRAHQEALKEMEEGELLTPFYRALLRGIHEVGIAMNRFYEAWQFGLIEGINASLAKEFEQDEEKILALLQSAQEVSEEGEVSDRSYSIPRQDEKGIYRAIPYALAFPKEIELVGEKLERLVKELENEGDGIHGAKKAYIAYFLAIKEAFLEKNPAKLLERWRAVDRAWMGITAPIQPAHPLEYYEDRFRKAVAPEWDLRIARPQEADSLPIKEQMAQSLNEWLNRLDSAKAHESLRRFCLDSIERTQLYIGIPALYYGAELGGLFSAQVVPNDESVSKAFGKKIFAFPDRVLQSARHKPFMKLSSEIFPDSFLRRSREILFKEEDLWHKIYEISTIGHEFGHIFFMDEETEIQMNAKGQFKNIEEFKATTGGLVSFFLHEEEAFKEALMIDLIKRSVGLVAWMEQSEVMPYYCEGLIHLSLLFGSGVLDFVENRLQIDLSSAAYERLKAAYLESYEHLARHYLAKAEASLFLEGYLSKDPNHHYKPIDQKTRAFVEFYWARYQAIGQVVDPEASNEDWLR
- a CDS encoding CheB methylesterase domain-containing protein, whose amino-acid sequence is MAKSFDQRVPLEVEKKHHPDLLLPSNPHKKEGKKIILIGSSTGGVEALTRIFPKLPAGLPPIVIVQHIPKGFSTSFAQRLNSISAFSVIEVSAREVLKDSHAYLAPGDKHLVIENVAGSYLAKCVDGERISRHKPSVDVLFRSGNNAAGKNAMAIIMTGMGDDGSIGIKELFDNGAYTIAQNEASCVVFGMPKKAIEKGAVSEVVSLDEIPQKIIEYAARSSDKGKNEPA